One window of the Misgurnus anguillicaudatus chromosome 8, ASM2758022v2, whole genome shotgun sequence genome contains the following:
- the stmn3 gene encoding stathmin-3 isoform X2: MTSTVSGYCEKLREMSVLSLICTCLYSHPNTIRQFEDTEVKSRNKRASGQAFEVILKSPTDLSQERLKVLKKQKKKKPSLKDLQRRLQAAEERRKCQEMKVLRHLAEKREREKEVLHKAQELNNNYSKMTEEKLNHKMEQIQENRTARLNALKQRLREKEIHGDEVRRNKELYTELSG, encoded by the exons ATGACCAGCACAGTTTCAG gTTACTGTGAGAAGTTGAGAGAGATGTCTGTGTTGTCTCTCATCTGCACTTGTTTGTACTCTCATCCAAACACCATCAGACAGTTTGAAG ATACGGAAGTGAAGTCGCGGAATAAGCGAGCGTCTGGTCAGGCGTTTGAGGTCATCCTCAAGAGTCCTACTGATTTATCTCAAGAGAGACTGAAGGTCCTGAAGaagcagaagaagaagaagccttCACTGAAAGACCTGCAGAGGAGATTACAGGCTGCTGAAGAAAGACGAAAG TGTCAGGAGATGAAGGTGTTGAGGCATCTGGCAGAGAAACGTGAGCGTGAGAAGGAGGTTCTTCATAAAGCACAGGAGCTCAACAACAACTACAGCAAAATGACAGAAGAGAAACTCAATCACAAGATGGAGCAGATCCAAGAAAACCGCACGGCTCGTCTTAATGCTCTCAAACAGCGTCTGCGAGAAAAG GAGATCCACGGCGACGAAGTCCGCAGGAATAAAGAGCTTTACACCGAGCTCTCTGGATAA
- the stmn3 gene encoding stathmin-3 isoform X1: MVCVFFYIESYCEKLREMSVLSLICTCLYSHPNTIRQFEDTEVKSRNKRASGQAFEVILKSPTDLSQERLKVLKKQKKKKPSLKDLQRRLQAAEERRKCQEMKVLRHLAEKREREKEVLHKAQELNNNYSKMTEEKLNHKMEQIQENRTARLNALKQRLREKEIHGDEVRRNKELYTELSG; the protein is encoded by the exons ATGGTGTGTGTGTTCTTCTACATTGAGA gTTACTGTGAGAAGTTGAGAGAGATGTCTGTGTTGTCTCTCATCTGCACTTGTTTGTACTCTCATCCAAACACCATCAGACAGTTTGAAG ATACGGAAGTGAAGTCGCGGAATAAGCGAGCGTCTGGTCAGGCGTTTGAGGTCATCCTCAAGAGTCCTACTGATTTATCTCAAGAGAGACTGAAGGTCCTGAAGaagcagaagaagaagaagccttCACTGAAAGACCTGCAGAGGAGATTACAGGCTGCTGAAGAAAGACGAAAG TGTCAGGAGATGAAGGTGTTGAGGCATCTGGCAGAGAAACGTGAGCGTGAGAAGGAGGTTCTTCATAAAGCACAGGAGCTCAACAACAACTACAGCAAAATGACAGAAGAGAAACTCAATCACAAGATGGAGCAGATCCAAGAAAACCGCACGGCTCGTCTTAATGCTCTCAAACAGCGTCTGCGAGAAAAG GAGATCCACGGCGACGAAGTCCGCAGGAATAAAGAGCTTTACACCGAGCTCTCTGGATAA